One region of Halomicrobium sp. LC1Hm genomic DNA includes:
- a CDS encoding multidrug efflux SMR transporter, giving the protein MSWYTLVLAGLFEIGWAIGLEYSDGLSKPVPTVATGIALVISMVLLARAVEDLPIGTAYAVWTGIGAVGTASLGIVLFDEPATLLRLGFVGLIVVGIVGLNLVSGGH; this is encoded by the coding sequence ATGTCGTGGTACACACTGGTGCTGGCGGGACTGTTCGAGATCGGGTGGGCGATCGGGCTCGAATACTCCGACGGGCTCTCGAAGCCGGTGCCGACGGTCGCCACCGGGATCGCGCTCGTGATCAGTATGGTCCTGCTGGCGCGTGCCGTCGAGGACCTCCCGATCGGCACCGCCTACGCCGTCTGGACGGGCATCGGAGCCGTCGGGACGGCCTCGCTGGGGATCGTCCTCTTCGACGAACCGGCCACCCTGCTCAGGCTGGGGTTCGTCGGCCTGATCGTCGTCGGTATCGTCGGCCTCAACCTCGTCTCGGGCGGCCACTGA
- a CDS encoding ABC transporter substrate-binding protein: MSLSGCSDQLGGDGGDGGDGGDSGLDPVQDRVTVDPSEIEEGGTFRAAIGSGPDTFDFAYSSSATASILHNLIFEGMVTTSASGDIYPWLAESYEQVDVQEASPADYADYMTTVPYTETEDGAMVLDTDAQIVLEHPDNDPASGDDARVLTVEEAGDAVADGTYGMHFRFDLHEGVTFHNGNEMTADNVVESYERIRNSTLSGQYYDSMLDIQADGDYTVHLYVQEPDAAAVLELGQAPIYPSESATLPPEEMDPRQGNTPMGTGMFELDEFQAGEYVVFTAFDDYWFDTEMKDWFEGPSEFPNGPVVDEVDIAFVSEDASRSAALQEGEIDMSYGLTASTLNDYQNSEDFRTAPTDGAGYTFLQHPVTVEPFTDKRIRQAINHLIPREAIAQNIFSGWENPAWTPLPPVAAGTGTDDYEQLVEDGREYNELDRERATELIEEAIDDNGWETPIEIQLETNSDNDDRVRTVELIQESLNRSEYFEASLETYEFLDFIGQLLSEEYYDDGKFAFIGLSGGFNPHGYAKSVHSQDNFAQCCNFQNIDDDDLSQLLRDARYGVDVAQDPELRQERYNKVWERVLELSANSYGTHSTLVGVVDDTVVNGFNTYPSTQDVIGYGLFAPQDEQITYLSR; this comes from the coding sequence ATGTCACTTTCGGGCTGTTCGGATCAGCTCGGTGGCGACGGTGGTGACGGCGGCGACGGTGGAGACAGCGGCCTCGACCCTGTTCAGGACCGTGTCACGGTCGATCCATCGGAGATCGAAGAAGGTGGGACGTTCAGAGCCGCGATCGGGAGCGGCCCGGACACGTTCGACTTCGCGTACAGTAGCTCCGCTACGGCTTCGATCCTCCACAACCTCATCTTCGAGGGGATGGTGACGACCAGCGCGAGCGGGGACATCTATCCGTGGCTCGCCGAGTCCTACGAACAGGTCGACGTACAGGAGGCGTCGCCGGCCGACTACGCCGACTACATGACCACCGTCCCCTACACCGAGACCGAAGACGGCGCGATGGTTCTCGACACGGACGCACAGATCGTCCTCGAACACCCGGACAACGATCCCGCCTCCGGCGACGACGCCCGCGTCCTGACCGTCGAAGAAGCGGGCGACGCCGTTGCCGACGGCACCTACGGGATGCACTTCCGGTTCGACCTCCACGAGGGTGTCACGTTCCACAACGGCAACGAGATGACCGCCGACAACGTCGTCGAGTCCTACGAGCGGATTCGAAACTCGACGCTGTCGGGCCAGTACTACGACTCGATGCTGGACATCCAGGCCGACGGCGATTACACCGTCCACCTCTACGTGCAGGAACCCGACGCGGCCGCGGTGCTGGAACTCGGCCAGGCACCAATCTATCCCTCCGAGTCGGCAACGCTCCCGCCCGAGGAGATGGACCCCCGACAGGGCAACACCCCGATGGGGACCGGGATGTTCGAACTCGACGAGTTCCAGGCAGGCGAGTACGTCGTGTTCACCGCCTTCGACGACTACTGGTTCGACACCGAGATGAAAGACTGGTTCGAGGGTCCCTCGGAGTTCCCGAACGGCCCGGTCGTCGACGAGGTCGACATAGCGTTCGTCTCGGAGGACGCCTCCCGTTCCGCTGCCCTCCAGGAAGGCGAGATCGACATGAGCTACGGGCTGACCGCGAGTACGCTCAACGACTACCAGAACTCCGAAGACTTCCGGACGGCCCCGACCGACGGTGCCGGTTACACGTTCCTCCAGCACCCCGTCACGGTCGAACCCTTCACCGACAAGCGGATCCGACAGGCGATCAACCACCTCATCCCGCGTGAGGCGATCGCCCAGAACATCTTCTCCGGGTGGGAAAATCCGGCCTGGACGCCGCTGCCGCCCGTCGCTGCCGGGACCGGGACCGACGACTACGAGCAACTCGTCGAAGACGGCCGCGAGTACAACGAACTCGACCGCGAACGCGCGACGGAGCTCATCGAAGAAGCAATCGACGACAACGGCTGGGAGACCCCGATCGAGATCCAACTGGAGACCAACTCCGACAACGACGACCGCGTCCGTACCGTCGAGCTGATCCAGGAGTCGCTCAACCGGTCGGAGTACTTCGAGGCCTCGCTGGAGACCTACGAGTTCCTCGACTTCATCGGACAGCTCCTGAGCGAGGAGTACTACGACGACGGCAAGTTCGCCTTCATCGGACTCTCGGGCGGGTTCAACCCACACGGCTACGCGAAGTCCGTCCACTCCCAGGACAACTTCGCCCAGTGTTGTAACTTCCAGAACATCGACGACGACGACCTGAGCCAGCTGCTTCGGGACGCCCGATACGGCGTCGACGTGGCCCAGGACCCCGAGCTCAGACAGGAACGGTACAACAAAGTCTGGGAACGCGTCCTCGAACTCAGCGCCAACTCCTACGGTACGCACAGCACGCTCGTCGGTGTCGTCGACGACACCGTCGTCAACGGGTTCAACACGTATCCGAGCACGCAGGACGTCATCGGATACGGACTGTTCGCCCCACAGGACGAACAGATTACGTACCTCAGCAGATAA
- a CDS encoding ABC transporter permease, with product MSTQRGRIQISGFDTEQVTEREPLSDWTAGGTGGGTEGRWHRAWRQFKSNRTAMIGLSVVAIMVVLTTFARPVDIAGITVQPISLAPFDPQKSLFLEPGSNVEAYDPPSLAHPMGTDASGRDLFSRVMVGGRASISIGFVVVFITAGFGLVYGAVAGYYGGWVDEVMMRIVDTVFAFPALVLALVIIAILGGGYWQLVAAFAFPGWAGYARLIRGEILSVKQNQYVTAAQALGARDRSVIFRHIVPNAIAPLIVQASLSIGTVVIGVAALGFLGLGFPPGTPEWGTMLDATRETLIQGPGGSIPWWATVFPGGAIFIFVMAMNMIGDGVNDALDAQSNVDVEQGGGN from the coding sequence ATGTCTACGCAACGAGGACGGATACAGATCAGCGGTTTCGACACGGAACAGGTGACCGAACGGGAGCCACTGTCCGACTGGACAGCAGGTGGAACGGGTGGCGGAACGGAAGGCCGCTGGCACCGCGCCTGGCGGCAGTTCAAGAGCAACCGGACGGCGATGATCGGCCTCTCGGTCGTCGCGATCATGGTGGTGTTGACGACGTTCGCGCGGCCGGTCGATATCGCCGGCATCACCGTCCAGCCGATCTCGCTCGCACCCTTCGACCCGCAGAAGAGTCTCTTCCTCGAACCCGGTTCGAACGTCGAGGCGTACGACCCGCCGTCGCTGGCTCACCCGATGGGGACCGACGCCTCGGGTCGAGACCTGTTCTCCCGTGTGATGGTCGGCGGTCGTGCGAGCATCTCGATCGGCTTCGTCGTGGTCTTTATCACCGCCGGTTTCGGGCTCGTCTACGGTGCCGTCGCGGGCTACTACGGCGGCTGGGTCGACGAGGTCATGATGCGGATCGTCGACACGGTCTTTGCCTTCCCGGCGCTCGTGTTGGCGCTGGTGATCATCGCCATCCTGGGTGGTGGCTACTGGCAACTGGTCGCGGCCTTCGCCTTCCCCGGCTGGGCCGGCTACGCACGACTGATACGCGGTGAGATCCTCTCGGTCAAACAAAACCAGTACGTCACGGCCGCACAGGCGCTCGGTGCCCGTGACCGGTCGGTGATCTTCAGACACATCGTTCCCAACGCCATCGCGCCCCTGATTGTCCAGGCGTCGCTGTCGATCGGGACCGTCGTCATCGGCGTGGCGGCGCTTGGCTTCCTCGGTCTCGGCTTCCCGCCGGGCACCCCCGAGTGGGGGACGATGCTCGACGCGACCCGCGAGACGCTCATCCAGGGGCCGGGCGGTTCGATCCCGTGGTGGGCGACGGTCTTCCCCGGTGGAGCAATCTTCATCTTCGTGATGGCCATGAACATGATCGGTGACGGCGTCAACGACGCGCTGGACGCCCAGAGCAACGTCGACGTCGAACAGGGAGGTGGTAACTGA
- the hisE gene encoding phosphoribosyl-ATP diphosphatase yields the protein MTEADADEILDELFSVIEQRKADLPEDSYTASLFTHEKGENAVLEKLGEETTELILAAKDDDHEEIAHESADIVYHLLVLLAMKDMGVEDLRDELAQRR from the coding sequence ATGACCGAGGCCGACGCCGACGAGATTCTCGACGAACTGTTCAGCGTCATCGAGCAGCGCAAGGCCGACCTGCCCGAAGACTCCTACACGGCCTCGCTGTTCACCCACGAGAAAGGCGAGAACGCCGTCCTCGAAAAACTGGGCGAGGAGACGACGGAACTGATCCTGGCGGCCAAGGACGACGACCACGAGGAGATCGCCCACGAGAGCGCCGACATCGTCTATCACCTGCTCGTGCTGCTGGCGATGAAGGATATGGGCGTCGAAGACCTGCGGGACGAACTGGCCCAGCGGCGATAG
- a CDS encoding ASCH domain-containing protein, which produces MAEIDAGEILPNEHVQQMAADGTVTQLHRGHAYASEGDTFVIDGQRFEVTDVTHRTLGDLTDEDAQREGSEDLEAYKRRLERVHDEFEWDPESDVVCHRFEPVGE; this is translated from the coding sequence ATGGCCGAGATCGACGCCGGAGAGATCCTCCCCAACGAGCACGTCCAGCAGATGGCCGCCGACGGGACGGTCACACAGCTGCACCGCGGTCACGCCTACGCCAGCGAGGGCGACACCTTCGTGATCGACGGCCAGCGCTTCGAAGTGACCGACGTGACCCACCGGACCCTGGGTGACCTGACCGACGAGGACGCACAGCGCGAGGGCTCGGAGGACCTCGAAGCCTACAAGCGACGCCTCGAACGCGTCCACGACGAGTTCGAGTGGGACCCCGAGAGCGACGTGGTGTGCCATCGGTTCGAACCCGTCGGAGAGTAG
- a CDS encoding Tat pathway signal protein, whose translation MQPTQRGVSRREFVKAAVAIGGSAALSACLERESPDLATGDPSSVPDRQHAWNEALPRDDHGNVRIPRHHALLLVEYSESGVPDDDARETVEAAFRSLERAYPWSNEGLLFTAGYSPAYFDRYDADLDGVALPAPTALAPFEDPELDEPDAVIHLASDYGSVVLGAEQALMGERSTLNGVDVSGFGEVFDRVDKRTGFVGDGLPAENQDVDGIPDDEPVDEDAPLFMGFESGFEKNQASEGGVTIESGPFAGGTTQHLSKIRLHLDQWYNQDSRSQRVAKMFCPAHAEDDRVEGVGENLGDDNQVGDCVDDIEADAGSHGIVGHAQKSARARDENDTPVLLRRDFDSTDDGAAGVHFLSLQSSIADFVATRAAMNGSDVSEESSVGTRLNNGILQYMTVQRRGNYLVPPRSSRALPRPSP comes from the coding sequence ATGCAACCCACCCAGCGCGGTGTCTCACGGCGCGAGTTCGTCAAGGCGGCCGTGGCCATCGGCGGGTCGGCCGCGCTGTCGGCCTGTCTCGAACGAGAGTCCCCGGATCTGGCGACCGGAGATCCCTCGTCGGTCCCCGACCGCCAGCACGCCTGGAACGAGGCGTTGCCACGAGACGACCACGGAAACGTCCGGATCCCCCGTCACCACGCCCTCTTGCTCGTCGAGTACAGTGAGAGCGGCGTCCCCGACGACGACGCGCGCGAGACCGTCGAAGCGGCGTTCCGGTCGCTCGAACGAGCCTACCCGTGGAGCAACGAGGGACTGCTCTTTACCGCGGGCTATTCGCCCGCGTACTTCGACCGATACGACGCCGACCTCGACGGCGTCGCGCTGCCAGCGCCCACGGCACTGGCCCCGTTCGAAGACCCGGAACTCGACGAACCAGACGCGGTGATACACCTCGCCAGCGACTACGGCAGCGTCGTCCTGGGGGCCGAACAGGCCCTGATGGGCGAACGCTCGACGCTCAACGGCGTCGACGTGTCCGGCTTCGGCGAGGTCTTCGACCGCGTGGACAAGCGGACCGGGTTCGTCGGCGACGGCCTCCCCGCGGAGAACCAGGACGTGGACGGGATTCCGGACGACGAGCCCGTCGACGAGGACGCACCGCTGTTCATGGGCTTCGAGTCCGGCTTCGAGAAGAACCAGGCCAGCGAGGGCGGCGTCACGATCGAGAGCGGCCCCTTCGCCGGTGGGACGACCCAGCACCTCTCGAAGATCCGGCTCCACCTCGACCAGTGGTACAATCAGGACAGTCGCTCCCAGCGCGTCGCGAAGATGTTCTGCCCGGCCCACGCGGAGGACGACCGCGTCGAGGGCGTCGGCGAGAACCTCGGCGACGACAATCAGGTCGGCGACTGCGTCGACGACATCGAGGCCGACGCTGGCAGCCACGGGATCGTCGGTCACGCCCAGAAGAGCGCCCGCGCACGCGACGAGAACGATACGCCCGTCCTGTTGCGCCGGGACTTCGACTCGACCGACGACGGCGCGGCCGGCGTCCACTTCCTCTCGCTGCAGTCGTCGATCGCGGACTTCGTCGCGACGCGAGCGGCGATGAACGGCAGCGACGTGAGCGAGGAGTCGAGCGTCGGGACGCGACTCAACAACGGGATCCTCCAGTACATGACCGTCCAGCGGCGGGGCAACTACCTCGTCCCGCCGCGCTCGTCGCGTGCGCTGCCACGGCCCAGCCCGTAG
- the pdxT gene encoding pyridoxal 5'-phosphate synthase glutaminase subunit PdxT, with protein sequence MTLTAGVIAVQGDVSEHATAIERAARAHGEDAEIHEIRHSGTVPECDVLLLPGGESTTISRLLHDEGIAAEIQTHVDAGKPVLATCAGLIVASTDPQDDRVDELDLLDVTVERNAFGRQKDSFEAPLDVAGLDDPFPAVFIRAPVIDDVSEGVEVLAEWDGRPVAVKQGPVVGTSFHPELTEDPRIHDLAFFETVEV encoded by the coding sequence ATGACGCTGACCGCTGGCGTGATCGCCGTCCAGGGCGACGTTTCCGAGCACGCGACCGCCATCGAGCGGGCCGCACGAGCCCACGGCGAGGACGCCGAGATCCACGAGATCCGCCACTCGGGCACCGTCCCGGAGTGCGACGTGTTGCTGCTGCCGGGCGGGGAGTCGACGACGATCTCCCGCCTGCTCCACGACGAGGGGATCGCCGCCGAGATACAGACCCACGTCGACGCCGGCAAGCCCGTGCTGGCGACCTGTGCCGGCCTGATCGTCGCCTCGACGGACCCCCAGGACGACCGCGTCGACGAACTCGATCTGCTCGACGTGACCGTCGAGCGCAATGCCTTTGGCCGCCAGAAAGACAGCTTCGAAGCTCCCCTCGACGTGGCTGGCCTCGACGACCCCTTCCCGGCGGTGTTCATCCGCGCACCCGTCATCGACGATGTGAGCGAGGGCGTCGAGGTGCTGGCCGAGTGGGACGGCCGTCCGGTGGCAGTCAAACAGGGCCCCGTCGTCGGCACCTCCTTCCACCCCGAACTGACCGAGGACCCCCGGATTCACGATCTGGCGTTCTTCGAGACCGTTGAGGTGTAG
- a CDS encoding riboflavin synthase, translated as MFTGIVEATGEVRAVEDTDDGRRLRIGTDFADLSHGQSISVSGACLTVEEFEPGEWFSVFLAEETIDRTFFDAVAAGDTLNLERAMPADGRFDGHIVQGHVDATATVEAIERVGGEDGDWRFTFSLPAHVERYVVEKGSITVDGISLTVADRREDSVAVAIIPTTYDVTTLSEKSPGDAVHLEVDVVAKYVERMV; from the coding sequence ATGTTCACGGGAATCGTCGAGGCGACGGGCGAAGTGCGGGCAGTGGAGGACACCGACGACGGCCGTCGGCTGCGGATCGGCACCGACTTCGCGGACCTCTCGCACGGCCAGTCGATCAGCGTCAGCGGCGCGTGTCTCACCGTCGAGGAGTTTGAACCGGGCGAGTGGTTCTCCGTGTTCCTGGCCGAGGAGACGATCGACCGCACCTTCTTCGACGCCGTCGCTGCGGGCGACACGCTGAACCTCGAACGCGCGATGCCGGCCGACGGGCGCTTCGACGGCCACATCGTGCAGGGCCACGTCGACGCGACGGCGACTGTCGAAGCGATCGAGCGGGTCGGCGGCGAGGACGGCGACTGGCGCTTCACCTTCTCGCTGCCCGCCCACGTCGAGCGCTACGTCGTCGAGAAGGGCTCGATCACCGTCGACGGCATCAGTCTCACCGTCGCCGACCGCCGCGAGGATTCCGTCGCCGTGGCGATCATCCCGACGACCTACGACGTGACGACGCTCTCCGAGAAGTCCCCCGGCGACGCCGTCCACCTCGAAGTCGACGTGGTCGCGAAGTACGTCGAGCGGATGGTGTGA
- a CDS encoding ABC transporter permease gives MGLRRFIVKRVLLTIPILFGVSIVTFGMVHLTPGDPIDVLVSFNPDVGPAEEAALRERYGYNLPVWEQYLRWIGNVLQGDLGPVITRSGVSVNDVIMSRLPETIVLGLFGWVFALVIAIPTGIYAAVNKDELGDHVSRFIALSGISIPNFWLGLMLILFGALVFNIWPVLPPRNGLLSLDTLWFLVMPGLTIGTASASTLMRIMRSSMAEELNKEYVTAARAKGLPERTVILKHVLRNSLISVTTVAAFLTANIVAGSVVVEVVFSWPGLGQEFVQAITSREVNLILAITLFTGVALVLANLLADIVYAMLDPRIRYD, from the coding sequence ATGGGCCTTCGACGTTTCATCGTCAAACGAGTACTGCTGACGATCCCGATACTGTTCGGTGTCTCGATCGTCACGTTCGGCATGGTGCATCTCACGCCGGGCGACCCGATCGACGTACTGGTGTCGTTCAACCCGGATGTCGGTCCGGCCGAAGAGGCGGCGTTGCGCGAACGATACGGATACAACCTCCCGGTCTGGGAGCAGTATCTGCGCTGGATCGGGAACGTGTTACAGGGCGATCTCGGTCCGGTCATCACCCGCTCTGGTGTCAGCGTCAACGACGTCATCATGAGCCGACTGCCCGAAACGATCGTGCTCGGGCTGTTCGGATGGGTGTTCGCACTGGTCATCGCGATCCCGACGGGGATCTACGCGGCCGTCAACAAGGACGAGCTGGGCGACCACGTGAGTCGCTTCATCGCCCTCTCGGGCATCTCGATCCCGAACTTCTGGCTCGGCCTGATGCTGATCCTGTTCGGTGCGCTGGTGTTCAACATCTGGCCGGTCTTGCCCCCGCGGAACGGACTGTTGAGTCTGGACACGCTGTGGTTCCTCGTGATGCCTGGCCTCACGATCGGGACCGCCTCTGCCTCGACGCTGATGCGGATCATGCGCTCGTCGATGGCCGAGGAGCTCAACAAAGAGTACGTCACTGCTGCGCGCGCGAAGGGACTCCCCGAGCGAACGGTGATCCTCAAGCACGTTCTGCGTAACTCTCTGATCTCGGTGACGACGGTCGCGGCGTTCCTGACCGCCAACATCGTCGCTGGCTCGGTCGTCGTCGAGGTCGTCTTCAGCTGGCCCGGACTGGGTCAGGAGTTCGTCCAGGCGATCACCTCCCGCGAGGTCAATCTCATCCTGGCGATCACGCTGTTTACCGGCGTCGCACTCGTGCTCGCGAACCTACTCGCAGACATCGTCTACGCGATGCTGGACCCACGGATCAGATACGACTAA
- a CDS encoding ABC transporter ATP-binding protein, which produces MALVEINDLTVNFYTEEGVVRAVDDLSYTIERGEKFGVVGESGAGKSVTAMSLMRLIEDPGQIESGEILFKGEDLLEMSEERVRSIRGNEIAMIFQDAQTALNPVYTVGEQISEVIRHHLDYGEREAKERTIRLLDEVGIPEAEARYSDYPHEFSGGMQQRAVIAMALSCDPDLLIADEPTTALDVTIEAKILDQLEDLADEFDTSIQLITHDLGVIAQVCDRVMVMYGGRPVEKAPVEELYYDPKHPYSVGLMSSIPRIGDTRERLQTIPGTMPDLVDVPTGCSFHPRCPYAEEACTRKDPVLVDPETGHEASGDPDEHAAACLEYTGDLTGGLDYTVEVDGEEPQITPGDQRE; this is translated from the coding sequence ATGGCCCTCGTCGAGATCAACGACCTCACCGTGAACTTCTACACGGAAGAGGGGGTCGTCAGGGCCGTCGACGACCTCTCGTACACGATCGAACGCGGCGAGAAGTTCGGCGTCGTCGGCGAGAGCGGTGCCGGCAAGAGCGTCACCGCCATGTCGCTGATGCGCCTGATCGAGGACCCCGGCCAGATCGAGAGCGGCGAGATCCTGTTCAAAGGCGAGGACCTCCTGGAGATGAGCGAAGAGCGCGTCCGGTCGATCCGTGGCAACGAGATCGCCATGATCTTCCAGGACGCCCAGACCGCGCTCAACCCCGTCTACACCGTCGGCGAACAGATCTCCGAGGTGATCAGACACCACCTCGACTACGGCGAGCGGGAGGCAAAGGAGCGGACGATCCGCCTCCTGGACGAGGTCGGGATTCCCGAGGCGGAAGCGCGCTACTCGGACTATCCCCACGAGTTCTCCGGCGGGATGCAGCAGCGAGCGGTGATCGCGATGGCGCTGTCCTGCGATCCCGACCTGTTGATCGCCGACGAGCCCACGACCGCCCTGGACGTGACCATCGAGGCGAAGATCCTCGACCAGCTCGAGGACCTCGCCGACGAGTTCGACACGTCGATCCAGCTGATCACGCACGACCTCGGCGTGATCGCACAGGTGTGCGATCGCGTGATGGTGATGTACGGCGGTCGCCCCGTCGAGAAGGCACCGGTCGAGGAGCTGTACTACGACCCGAAACACCCCTACTCGGTCGGGCTGATGAGCTCGATTCCCCGGATCGGGGACACCCGAGAGCGCCTCCAGACGATCCCCGGCACGATGCCGGACCTCGTCGACGTTCCCACGGGCTGTAGCTTCCACCCCCGCTGTCCGTACGCGGAGGAGGCCTGCACCCGCAAGGACCCGGTGCTGGTCGATCCCGAGACCGGTCACGAGGCCAGCGGCGACCCGGACGAACACGCCGCTGCCTGCCTGGAGTACACGGGCGATCTGACCGGCGGGCTGGACTACACCGTCGAAGTCGACGGCGAGGAGCCACAGATCACACCGGGTGATCAGCGTGAGTAG
- a CDS encoding GTPase: MSHPFEDLPTTPTAEEVIDKAFSRAARAGKAKTGIEGQQSMLQTASNIVSDNLQNVVTAWPDIDTLDPFYVELADAIITSNVEGEGGIDALRQHLSEVQWASRKAKDIHSEYQGRMTGDADTARKLRKQAFARMADIVEEVEDDLAGISAARDALKTLPDIRPDEPTIVVAGYPNVGKSSFVNLVTNARNETASYPFTTTQIRVGHVERDRIRYQLVDTPGLLDRPEAERNDIESQAVSAVEHLADAVLVFLDPSGNCGYPIAVQLELRDALEDRFDAPVLTIANKADLTRDVEADHYMSVTEEDNVDGVLDAAIEAVGYEIELPFDDE, from the coding sequence ATGAGCCATCCCTTCGAGGATCTTCCGACGACGCCGACCGCCGAGGAAGTCATCGACAAGGCCTTCTCTCGGGCTGCCCGCGCCGGCAAGGCGAAGACCGGGATCGAGGGCCAGCAGTCGATGCTCCAGACGGCGTCGAACATCGTCTCGGACAACCTCCAGAACGTCGTCACCGCGTGGCCCGACATCGACACGCTCGATCCGTTCTACGTCGAACTCGCCGACGCGATCATCACGAGCAACGTCGAGGGCGAGGGCGGGATCGACGCCCTTCGACAGCACCTCTCGGAGGTCCAGTGGGCCTCTCGCAAGGCCAAGGACATCCACAGCGAGTACCAGGGCCGGATGACCGGCGACGCCGACACCGCCCGCAAGCTCCGCAAGCAGGCGTTCGCCCGGATGGCGGACATCGTCGAGGAAGTCGAGGACGACCTCGCCGGTATCTCCGCCGCCCGCGACGCCCTGAAGACGCTGCCTGATATCCGCCCCGACGAACCGACCATCGTCGTCGCCGGCTACCCCAACGTCGGCAAGTCGTCGTTCGTCAACCTCGTCACGAACGCCCGCAACGAGACCGCCAGCTACCCCTTCACGACGACACAGATCCGCGTCGGCCACGTCGAACGCGACCGCATCCGCTACCAGCTCGTGGACACGCCGGGGCTCCTCGACCGCCCCGAGGCCGAGCGCAACGACATCGAGTCTCAGGCCGTCAGCGCCGTCGAACACCTCGCCGACGCCGTGCTCGTCTTCCTCGACCCCAGCGGCAACTGCGGCTACCCGATCGCGGTCCAGCTGGAACTGCGCGACGCGCTCGAAGACCGCTTCGACGCGCCCGTCCTGACGATCGCGAACAAGGCGGATCTCACCCGCGATGTCGAGGCCGACCACTACATGAGCGTCACCGAAGAAGACAACGTCGACGGCGTGCTCGACGCCGCTATCGAGGCCGTCGGCTACGAAATCGAACTCCCATTCGACGACGAGTAA
- a CDS encoding iron transporter, translating to MDRSQYTRRSLLGGVAGLGATAMAGCSGLLESQAVGEPPVVEERPNAVYYPTHVEGMEMIGMTDAGDRRIGLMYSYAHRFWTMDVGDTARVSAGDADAHLMASVWDPDSGQVLPVRSGLSVTIEQDGQTVDERTPWTMLSQNMGFHYGDNVSLDGNGTYTVTVEAGGLGIDRLGAFADRFAEPVTAEFEWEFSRGRRNEISFQQLDGAGDPGALEPMEMKMPLSVAPAREDLPGRIVGTGETGDATLVVAVTDRGGEPYLAVAPRTPYNRYVLPAMSLSATLTREGEAVLDDSLSAAIDPELGYHYGTAVDGVDSGDELTIAIDSVPQVARHEGYETAFLSMPDVELTVE from the coding sequence ATGGACAGATCGCAGTACACGCGTCGATCGCTCCTCGGTGGCGTCGCCGGGCTCGGTGCGACCGCGATGGCCGGCTGTTCGGGACTCCTCGAAAGCCAGGCCGTCGGCGAGCCGCCAGTCGTCGAGGAACGGCCCAACGCGGTCTACTACCCCACACACGTCGAGGGGATGGAGATGATCGGCATGACCGACGCGGGCGACCGTCGGATCGGACTGATGTACTCCTACGCCCACCGGTTCTGGACGATGGACGTGGGCGACACCGCACGCGTCTCCGCCGGTGACGCCGACGCCCACCTGATGGCGAGCGTCTGGGATCCCGACAGTGGACAGGTGTTGCCCGTCCGGAGCGGGCTCTCGGTCACGATCGAACAGGACGGCCAGACGGTCGACGAGCGCACCCCCTGGACCATGCTCTCACAGAACATGGGCTTTCACTACGGCGACAACGTCTCGCTCGACGGGAACGGCACCTACACCGTCACGGTCGAGGCCGGCGGACTCGGGATCGACCGGCTCGGCGCGTTCGCAGATCGCTTCGCAGAGCCGGTCACCGCCGAGTTCGAGTGGGAGTTCAGCCGGGGCCGGCGCAACGAGATCAGCTTCCAGCAATTGGATGGGGCCGGCGACCCCGGCGCACTCGAACCGATGGAGATGAAGATGCCACTCTCGGTCGCGCCCGCTCGCGAGGACCTTCCGGGACGGATCGTCGGAACCGGCGAGACCGGCGACGCGACCCTCGTCGTGGCAGTGACCGACCGCGGCGGAGAGCCGTACCTCGCCGTCGCCCCCCGGACGCCGTACAACCGCTACGTCCTGCCGGCCATGTCGCTGTCCGCGACGCTCACCCGCGAGGGCGAGGCGGTCCTGGACGACTCGCTGTCGGCCGCGATCGATCCCGAACTCGGCTATCACTACGGGACCGCAGTCGACGGCGTCGACTCCGGCGACGAGCTGACGATCGCCATCGATTCGGTCCCACAGGTCGCTCGCCACGAGGGCTACGAGACCGCATTCCTCTCGATGCCCGACGTGGAGCTGACCGTCGAGTGA